A single Anopheles maculipalpis chromosome 3RL, idAnoMacuDA_375_x, whole genome shotgun sequence DNA region contains:
- the LOC126561050 gene encoding microfibril-associated glycoprotein 4-like encodes MSLGKVALLVCCAVAFVAHTNQLNETHADLNGLLFELLLTHLVALEERLQTTLHEIAQNQTHQLDELKRHSSASCGEVDSFAKSNTHLPDVNRIRYRRETIAGLDTDRKLDGEWIVFQWRFNGSLLFNRTWAEYRAGFGDTQAEHWLGLDNLQQLLAQGRHELLVVMESFQGATVYAHYTVFGIGTVMEQYAIKVIGKYSGTAGDSLTFHVGAKFTTFDQDNDTHELNCATLYNGGWWFKNCYSCFLNGEYVTETKGVEKGLIWFAFTGPFNSLKSTKMMIRQHGI; translated from the exons ATGTCGTTAGGTAAAGTTGCGCTGCTAGTGTGCTGTGCAGTGGCATTTGTAGCCCACACCAATCAGCTTAACGAAACACACGCTGATCTCAACGGATTACTCTTTGAGCTGCTGCTAACGCACCTGGTTGCGCTTGAGGAACGACTTCAAACCACCCTACACGAGATCGCCCAAAACCAAACCCATCAACTGGATGAGCTGAAGCGACATAGTAGTGCTTCTTGTGGGGAGGTCGATTCGTTTGCCAAAAGCAATACACACCTACCAGACGTAAACAGGATTAGGTATCGTCGTGAAACAATCGCTGGACTCGATACCGATCGTAAGCTCGACGGTGAGTGGATAGTGTTCCAGTGGCGATTCAATGGTTCGCTCCTGTTTAACCGCACCTGGGCCGAGTATCGGGCCGGGTTCGGTGACACACAGGCCGAGCACTGGCTGGGTTTGGATAACCTACAGCAACTGCTAGCGCAAGGACGCCACGAGCTGTTGGTCGTAATGGAAAGCTTTCAGGGCGCCACGGTGTACGCCCACTACACCGTGTTTGGCATCGGAACGGTAATGGAACAGTATGCGATCAAGGTGATTGGCAAATACAGTGGCACAGCAGGAGATTCGCTAACATTCCATGTCGGTGCTAAATTTACAACTTTCGATCAGGACAACGATACGCATGAATTGAACTGTGCTACGCTGTACAATGGTGGCTGGTGGTTCAAGAACTGTTATTCGTG TTTCTTAAATGGGGAGTACGTCACCGAAACTAAAGGCGTGGAAAAGGGATtgatttggtttgcttttaccGGACCTTTTAACTCACTGAAGTCTACCAAAATGATGATTCGACAGCATGGCATCTAA